Proteins co-encoded in one Setaria viridis chromosome 9, Setaria_viridis_v4.0, whole genome shotgun sequence genomic window:
- the LOC140221367 gene encoding small ribosomal subunit protein eS19-like translates to MAASTARTVKDVNPHEFVMAYSAHLKRSGKMELPEWVDIVKTARFKELPPYDPDWYYTRAASIARKIYLRQGIGVGGFQKIYGGRQRNGSRPPHFCKSSGAISRNILQQLQKMGIIDVDPKGGRLITSQGRRDLDQVAGRVAVEA, encoded by the exons atggCGGCTTCGACGGCGAGGACGGTGAAGGATGTCAACCCGCACGAGTTCGTCATGGCCTACTCCGCCCACCTCAAGCGCTCGGGCAAG ATGGAGCTTCCTGAGTGGGTTGACATTGTGAAGACTGCGAGGTTCAAGGAGCTCCCTCCTTATGACCCTGACTGGTACTACACCAGGGCTG CCTCCATTGCAAGGAAGATCTACCTGAGGCAAGGCATTGGTGTGGGTGGCTTCCAGAAGATCTACGGTGGCCGCCAGAGGAATGGCTCCCGTCCACCACACTTCTGCAAGAGCAGTGGTGCCATTTCACGCAACATCCTGCAGCAATTGCAGAAGATGGGCATCATTGATGTTGATCCCAAGGG TGGACGGCTGATTACTTCCCAGGGAAGGCGTGATCTGGACCAAGTGGCTGGAAGGGTTGCTGTTGAAGCTTGA
- the LOC140221364 gene encoding protein PAIR1 gives MKLKINKACDLGSISVLPPRRTGGSGGAGVVGASGSSAAALAGSQQQQRSQPLSQQSFSQGVGGSGGGSSLLHSQSQLSQGSLDDSLLSLHLASPTRDQRFGLHDDSSKKMPSLPVNSASCVREESQLQLAKISSNPVHRWNPSPPDSRCQVPSEDVERKFQHLASSVHKMGMVLDSVQNDVMQLNRAMKEASLDSGSIQQKVVVLDNSLQKVLKGQDDLKALFESSTKSIADQLSVLNSHSRKLDEISSTLSVWPKQIEIDLRQLQSDIFRIFAKEMEGIVRAIRSLNSRPAAIQMPTDQSCMTNGRPLMNQLPLVSERSQVNQTPVATRVSQTPVAIMVNQTPAASLVSQTAVANGRHLVSQTPAANGKTLMNQTSVADGRSLMSQITAPNGRPVMSQRPAANGRSQMNQIHVASGQPYTNKIPAPKVHPAPLACPAKVADPKLKVEEGKMKALPQRLTGGSRSRVVPKQEEVPTTKVTRSVATKKAPPALIIIDSDDDSEGRVSCVILKSSESGDKECDLMKEAAEESQQILRRARKRRRREMLQVIVPAAASPNL, from the exons ATGAAGCTTAAGATCAATAAGGCGTGCGACCTCGGCTCCATCTCCGTCCTCCCTCCCCG TAGGaccggagggagcggcggcgccggcgtggtggGCGCGTCGGgttcctccgccgcggccctggcggggtcgcagcagcagcagcgctcGCAGCCGCTATCGCAGCAGTCCTTCTCGCAGGGCGTTGGGGGAAGCGGAGGCGGGTCGTCGCTCCTGCACTCGCAGTCGCAGCTCTCGCAGGGATCCCTCGACGATAGCCTCCTCAGCCTCCACCTCGCGTCTCCCACGCGCGATCAG AGATTTGGGTTACATGATGACTCATCAAAGAAGATGCCTTCGTTGCCTGTCAACTCAGCTTCTTGTGTCCGAGAAGAATCTCAGCTGCAACTGGCAAAAATATCAAGCAACCCTGTCCATCGATGGAATCCTTCTCCTCCTGACAGTAGAT GTCAGGTTCCTAGTGAAGATGTTGAGCGCAAATTTCAGCATCTGGCAAGTTCGGTGCATAAGATGGGGATGGTACTCGATTCGGTGCAAAATGATGTTATGCAGTTAAACAGAGCCATGAAGGAAGCATCACTAGATT CTGGAAGCATACAGCAGAAGGTTGTTGTCCTAGACAATTCACTGCAGAAAGTT CTTAAGGGACAAGATGATCTCAAAGCACTTTTTGAGAGCAGCACCAAAAGCATTGCTGATCAGCTGAGTGTTCTGAACTCCCATTCCCGCAAACTGGATGAGATATCCTCGACCCTTTCAGTCTGGCCGAAACAAATAGAGATAGATTTAAGGCAACTTCAAAGTGACATCTTCAGAATTTTTGCAAAAGAGATGGAG GGGATTGTTAGAGCTATCAGATCTCTCAACAGTAGGCCTGCTGCAATCCAAATGCCAACA GACCAGAGCTGCATGACCAATGGAAGGCCACTGATGAACCAACTACCACTAGTAAGTGAAAGGTCCCAGGTGAACCAAACACCAGTAGCAACCCGGGTGAGCCAAACACCAGTTGCAATCATGGTGAACCAAACACCAGCAGCAAGCTTGGTGAGCCAAACAGCAGTAGCAAATGGAAGACACTTGGTGAGCCAAACACCAGCAGCAAATGGGAAAACTCTGATGAACCAAACATCAGTAGCTGATGGAAGATCCCTGATGAGCCAAATAACAGCACCAAATGGAAGACCTGTGATGAGCCAGAGACCAGCAGCAAATGGAAGGTCCCAGATGAACCAAATACATGTAGCAAGTGGACAGCCCTATACGAACAAAATACCAGCACCAAAAGT GCATCCTGCACCTTTGGCTTGCCCCGCAAAGGTTGCAGATCCGAAGTTGAAGGTAGAAGAAGGAAAGATGAAAGCGCTTCCCCAAAGGTTGACCGGTGGTTCTAGAAGCAGGGTGGTACCTAAACAGGAAGAGGTGCCAACTACAAAGGTCACCCGGAGTGTGGCAACTAAGAAG GCACCGCCGGCCTTGATAATCATCGACTCTGATGATGACAGCGAAGGTCGCGTCTCCTGCGTGATCCTCAAGTCCTCAGAATCAG GTGACAAGGAGTGCGACCTGATGAAGGAAGCCGCGGAAGAGAGCCAGCAGATCCTGCGGAGGGCCAGGAAGCGGCGGAGAAGAGAGATGCTGCAGGTCATTGTgcctgccgccgcctcgcctaaTTTATAA
- the LOC140221363 gene encoding uncharacterized protein, whose product MGKRSQKRLIRRQDSSIGCMSGLIRIFYSRHDAKLLLDRKQGSRRHTFSGFPGRGHSRKNSRDLDEIDEDGANMDECSPSKPTVKRLMEDELGKVKQLKVPNDEVQRILADLGHDVCLDKSSTQNSKSKGDPNHSTSITMSAPARSLDPSGSNCMEEAEENELEFAVADFLGQIHRCHDEQPHQNSKNKGELCSELKVLIQTKLNELDNAPCSLAYEQTPECEEKDMVDGKRLCSSSVTQPKKFRDALEMLSSDTELFLKILQKPNSHILESVQGHQNRHIGTRLVQIPENNNSNKDTKSLSQPELATKTHGKGSRHIPFWKKERPNRRHSAEGTNISQPIKKIVILKPNPIGGIEPAVSASSTQDPELSASESSKFSIKEVRRRFTIVTSEARKGRPSVCEDSLQKDQHWFKSSPFTIKNDTRQLTEQTSEEKFSSTAIKDSRSSTSSRQKQRNDGPNEINSNIITSSKDGSVFYDEAKKHLAEILKDKSQMAKYPTLRISRSLVRMLSLPQCSTPSPRSSPRAKDCIYLSPEEANVDAIYKAKREELAKEESQTGEISESVACEAQHEQDGHWVKEDSQETTQDDVEPNTLRTEEIDKLDCLEKNGSAWRIPVEQCRHKPLQDMVEVAEPVQEHVGMVSSSPENDATECQEPTTPRSSAPIELISQFSPDGSHEKQEQPSPVSVLDFFFHEDVNSPNNENIIKCELHEDILRLQYTTGDGSDHGVFWADKDVRLGYIKELLELSELCTYQNLEVWYLEDELISPCLFEELHQGNQVDDIKLFFDCICEAVTEVQGIYFRSLASLSSLKYNIRGPPTGGNLISEINKHVERHLHYQFPSTLDQLVNMDLEGGNWMDLRSEWEEITVVIWDCILDELLEEVLYDLWL is encoded by the exons atggggAAGAGGAGTCAGAAACGGCTCATACGACGTCAGGACAGCAGTATAGGCTGCATGTCAGGCCTCATCCGCATCTTCTATTCCCGACATGATGCAAAGCTCCTCTTGGACAGGAAGCAAGGCAGCAGAAGGCACACTTTCAGTGGCTTTCCTG GAAGAGGCCACTCAAGAAAGAATTCCAGGGACTTGGACGAAATAGATGAAGACGGTGCT AACATGGACGAATGCAGTCCAAGCAAACCAACGGTCAAAAGACTTATGGAGGACGAGCTAGGAAAGGTAAAACAGTTGAAGGTTCCAAATGATGAGGTTCAAAGAATATTAGCTGACCTGGGACATGATGTCTGTCTGGACAAAAGTTCAACGCAGAACAGCAAATCAAAGGGAGACCCAAATCACAGCACAAGCATCACCATGTCTGCCCCAGCAAGATCTTTGGATCCTAGTGGTTCCAACTGCatggaagaagcagaagaaaatGAACTCGAATTTGCCGTGGCAGATTTCTTAGGACAAATCCATAGGTGCCATGATGAGCAGCCACATCAAAATTCCAAGAATAAGGGTGAGCTATGTTCAGAGCTGAAGGTCTTAATCCAAACAAAGCTTAATGAGTTAGATAATGCTCCTTGCAGTCTTGCTTATGAGCAAACTCCTGAGTGTGAGGAAAAGGATATGGTTGATGGCAAACGTCTTTGTAGCAGCAGTGTAACTCAACCCAAAAAATTCAGAGATGCACTCGAGATGCTAAGCTCAGACACTGAACTTTTCTTGAAGATACTACAGAAGCCGAATTCACATATTTTGGAGAGCGTCCAAGGGCACCAAAACAGACATATAGGGACCAGGCTAGTGCAAATACCAGAGAATAACAACTCAAACAAAGATACTAAAAGTCTGAGTCAGCCTGAGTTGGCCACCAAGACACATGGTAAAGGGAGTAGGCATATCCCTTTCTGGAAGAAGGAAAGACCAAACAGAAGGCATTCTGCAGAAGGAACCAATATTTCTCAGCCAATTAAAAAAATCGTTATACTGAAACCAAATCCAATAGGAGGGATTGAACCTGCTGTGTCTGCTAGTTCAACTCAAGATCCAGAATTAAGTGCATCTGAAAGTTCAAAATTTTCAATTAAGGAAGTTAGGAGAAGATTCACAATCGTGACTAGTGAAGCTAGAAAAGGAAGACCCTCGGTGTGTGAAGATAGCCTCCAAAAAGATCAACATTGGTTCAAAAGTTCACCTTTCACGATAAAAAACGATACCAGACAGCTCACTGAACAGACCTCAGAAGAGAAATTTTCATCTACTGCAATAAAAGATTCTAGATCTTCAACCAGCAGTAGGCAAAAGCAAAGGAATGATGGACCAAACGAAATTAACAGTAACATAATTACATCATCAAAGGATGGATCTGTCTTTTATGATGAGGCCAAGAAACATCTAGCAGAGATTCTAAAGGACAAAAGTCAAATGGCCAAGTACCCCACACTTCGGATCTCAAGGTCCTTGGTAAGGATGCTTTCCCTCCCTCAATGCAGCACACCATCACCTAGGAGTAGCCCTAGGGCAAAAGACTGCATTTACCTTTCACCTGAAGAAGCAAACGTTGATGCCATATACAAGGCAAAGAGAGAAGAGCTTGCAAAAGAAGAAAGCCAAACGGGAGAAATTTCAGAAAGTGTTGCATGTGAAGCACAGCATGAGCAGGATGGGCATtgggtcaaagaagatagtcaGGAAACAACACAAGACG ATGTTGAACCTAACACTCTGCGCACGGAAGAAATTGACAAACTGGATTGCTTAGAAAAAAATGGAAGTGCGTGGCGCATCCCAGTAGAGCAATGCAGACATAAACCATTGCAA GATATGGTGGAAGTAGCAGAACCAGTACAAGAGCATGTTGGCATGGTTTCAAGCTCCCCTGAGAATGATGCAACAGAATGCCAAGAGCCCACAACTCCCCGATCAAGTGCACCAATCGAGTTGATATCACAATTTTCTCCTGATGGAAGCCACGAAAAGCAAGAGCAACCCAGTCCTGTATCTGTTCTTGATTTTTTCTTCCACGAAGATGTCAACAGTCCTAACaatgaaaacatcataaaat GTGAGTTGCACGAAGATATCTTGAGACTACAATACACCACAGGGGATGGTTCAGACCATGGGGTTTTCTGGGCGGACAAGGATGTCAGGTTAGGTTACATAAAGGAATTGCTAGAGCTGTCAGAATTATGCACATACCAGAACTTAGAGGTATGGTATCTAGAAGATGAATTAATCAGCCCTTGCTTGTTCGAGGAATTACATCAAGGCAATCAAGTAGATGATATTAAGCTTTTCTTTGACTGCATTTGTGAAGCTGTGACAGAAGTCCAGGGTATATACTTTAGAAGTCTTGCAAGCTTATCTTCTCTCAAATACAACATAAGGGGACCTCCAACGGGAGGAAACCTTATCTCAGAAATCAATAAGCATGTTGAGCGCCATCTCCATTATCAATTCCCAAGCACATTAGACCAGCTAGTTAATATGGACCTTGAAGGTGGCAATTGGATGGATCTTCGATCAGAATGGGAAGAGATCACTGTAGTAATATGGGACTGCATACTAGATGAACTATTGGAAGAAGTTCTTTATGATTTGTGGCTTTGA